From a region of the Geothrix sp. 21YS21S-2 genome:
- a CDS encoding chloride channel protein — protein sequence MVLSKARILLPTRTTRLRFLAHTRHIVGVMLPLGAAVGLLVALALFCLERFEPWIQHLGGRTRLTLLLPAAGLFLTTAWLRLTRLGEVSLARDLDLARTDPYQAFPFLRSLGKVVGCALTIGFGGSAGIEGPGKWFGAAMGLQYHRVLRTSANYLGVVRRLARPPLVMARAGAASALAAVFRAPLSGALMAAEHHGHLAAESLIPCLVSAASGYVVFSGLMGYEPLLPLPRGMLPLRARELAWALGLGLLCGLAATLYLRVRKALDALLGRSPLLWRGLAAGTGLCLLALPGHLLFHDLPVTQGGGLELIKALLQGGTLPGHATAYLVLKLAATALTFAGGGIGGLWLPSLTMGCALGTAFDGFLHLGTQGYLTLVGGAAMAGATNESLLVPVVFLAETTGQAALVVPALVATTVSYVVVREGS from the coding sequence ATGGTTCTTTCCAAAGCACGCATCCTGCTTCCCACCCGCACCACCCGGCTGAGGTTCCTGGCCCACACCCGCCACATCGTCGGGGTGATGCTGCCCCTGGGCGCGGCGGTGGGGCTCCTGGTGGCCCTGGCCCTGTTCTGCCTGGAGCGCTTCGAGCCGTGGATCCAGCACCTGGGGGGCCGCACCCGGCTCACCCTCCTCCTCCCGGCCGCGGGTCTCTTCCTGACCACGGCCTGGCTGCGCCTCACCCGGCTCGGTGAGGTCTCCCTGGCGCGGGACCTGGACCTGGCCCGCACGGACCCCTACCAGGCCTTCCCCTTCCTGCGGTCCCTGGGCAAGGTGGTGGGCTGCGCCCTGACCATCGGGTTCGGCGGCAGCGCCGGCATCGAGGGGCCCGGAAAGTGGTTCGGGGCGGCCATGGGCCTCCAGTACCACCGGGTGCTGAGGACCTCGGCCAACTACCTGGGCGTCGTGAGGCGCCTGGCCCGCCCCCCCCTGGTCATGGCCCGGGCCGGGGCGGCCTCGGCCCTGGCGGCGGTCTTCCGGGCCCCGCTCTCGGGCGCCCTCATGGCCGCCGAGCACCACGGCCACCTCGCCGCCGAGTCCCTCATCCCCTGCCTCGTGTCGGCGGCGTCGGGCTACGTGGTCTTCTCCGGTCTCATGGGCTACGAGCCCCTCCTTCCGCTGCCCCGGGGCATGCTGCCCCTCCGGGCCCGGGAGCTGGCCTGGGCCCTGGGCCTGGGCCTCCTGTGCGGCCTGGCCGCGACCCTCTACCTGCGGGTCCGCAAGGCCCTGGACGCCCTGCTTGGGCGGTCGCCCCTGCTGTGGCGCGGGCTGGCCGCGGGCACGGGGCTCTGCCTCCTGGCGCTGCCCGGGCATCTGCTGTTCCACGACCTGCCCGTCACCCAGGGCGGGGGCCTCGAGCTGATCAAGGCCCTGCTCCAGGGAGGGACCCTGCCCGGCCACGCCACGGCCTACCTGGTCCTCAAGCTGGCCGCCACGGCCCTCACCTTCGCGGGGGGCGGCATCGGCGGCCTCTGGCTGCCCTCCCTGACCATGGGCTGCGCCCTGGGCACGGCCTTCGACGGGTTCCTCCACCTGGGCACCCAGGGCTACCTGACCCTCGTGGGAGGCGCCGCCATGGCGGGCGCCACCAACGAGAGCCTCCTGGTGCCCGTGGTCTTCCTGGCCGAGACCACGGGCCAGGCGGCCCTCGTGGTGCCGGCCCTGGTGGCCACCACCGTCTCCTACGTCGTGGTGCGCGAAGGCAGCTGA
- a CDS encoding NADP-dependent isocitrate dehydrogenase, translated as MSAETGKIIWTGIDEAPALATYSLLPIVNAFTKAAGVVVETRDISVAGRILAAFPENLAEGQRVRDELSYLGELTQLPHANIIKLPNISASIPQLKAAIKELQGQGFAIPDYPEAPASEAEKAIQARYSKVLGSAVNPVLREGNSDRRVALSVKRYAQKHPHRMGAWSPDSKAHVAHMDAGDFYGSEKSVTVAKAGNARIEFVDADGAVKILKERLFLQEGEVVDGAFLSVKALRAFIAEQIEAARKEGVLFSVHLKATMMKISDPVIFGHFVSVFFADVFQKHAALFAELGINPDLGLGDLHAKLAKLPEAQRAAVEADIKAVYASRPALAMVDSDKGITNLHASNDVIIDASMPVVIRDSGKMWGPDGRLQDVKCVIPDRCYSTFYQEAIEDCRRNGQFDPATMGSVSNVGLMAQKAEEYGSHDKTFKAPADGVIRLVDASGAVLLQHAVEKGDIWRGCQTKDLPIRDWVRLAVSRARATGAPAVFWLDRNRAHDAQLIAKVDRYLKDHDTAGLEIHILSPVEAMRFTLPRTRAGKDTISVTGNALRDYLTDLFPILELGTSSKMLSIVPLLAGGGLFETGAGGSAPKHVQQFQQEGYLRWDSLGEFLAIGVSLEHLGATFKNAKALLLAETLDQANAKFLDNNRNPARKVGQIDNRGSHFYLALYWAEALAAQTKDADLQARFAKVAAQLQANEAKINGELIAAQGSPVDMGGYYHPDFEKTSRAMRPSPTLNAIVDAIA; from the coding sequence ATGAGCGCGGAAACTGGAAAGATCATCTGGACGGGCATCGACGAGGCCCCCGCCCTGGCCACCTACTCCCTGCTTCCCATCGTCAACGCCTTCACCAAGGCGGCGGGAGTGGTCGTGGAGACCCGGGACATCTCGGTGGCGGGCCGGATCCTGGCGGCCTTCCCGGAGAACCTGGCCGAGGGCCAGCGGGTGCGCGACGAGCTCAGCTACCTGGGCGAGCTCACCCAGCTGCCCCACGCCAACATCATCAAGCTGCCCAACATCAGCGCCTCGATCCCCCAGCTGAAGGCCGCCATCAAGGAGCTGCAGGGCCAGGGCTTCGCCATCCCCGACTACCCCGAGGCCCCCGCGAGCGAGGCCGAGAAGGCCATCCAGGCCCGCTATTCCAAGGTCCTCGGCAGCGCCGTCAACCCCGTGCTCCGGGAAGGCAACTCCGACCGCCGCGTGGCCCTCTCCGTCAAGCGCTACGCCCAGAAGCACCCCCACCGCATGGGCGCCTGGAGCCCCGACTCGAAGGCCCACGTGGCCCACATGGACGCCGGCGACTTCTACGGCAGCGAGAAGTCCGTCACCGTCGCCAAGGCCGGCAACGCGCGCATCGAGTTCGTGGACGCCGACGGCGCCGTGAAGATCCTCAAGGAGAGGCTCTTCCTCCAGGAGGGCGAGGTCGTCGACGGCGCGTTCCTGAGCGTGAAGGCCCTGCGCGCCTTCATCGCCGAGCAGATCGAGGCCGCGAGGAAGGAGGGCGTCCTGTTCTCCGTGCACCTCAAGGCCACCATGATGAAGATCTCCGATCCGGTGATCTTCGGGCACTTCGTCTCCGTCTTCTTCGCGGACGTCTTCCAGAAGCACGCCGCCCTCTTCGCGGAGCTGGGCATCAACCCCGACCTGGGCCTGGGCGACCTTCACGCCAAGCTCGCCAAGCTGCCCGAAGCCCAGCGCGCCGCCGTGGAGGCCGACATCAAGGCCGTCTACGCCTCCCGCCCGGCCCTGGCCATGGTGGATTCCGACAAGGGCATCACCAACCTGCACGCCAGCAACGACGTCATCATCGACGCCTCCATGCCGGTGGTGATCCGGGATTCCGGCAAGATGTGGGGCCCCGACGGCAGGCTCCAGGACGTGAAGTGCGTCATCCCCGACCGCTGCTACTCCACCTTCTACCAGGAGGCCATCGAGGACTGCCGCCGCAACGGGCAGTTCGACCCGGCCACCATGGGCAGCGTCTCCAACGTCGGCCTCATGGCCCAGAAGGCCGAGGAGTACGGCTCCCACGACAAGACCTTCAAGGCCCCCGCCGACGGCGTCATCCGGCTGGTGGACGCCTCCGGCGCCGTGCTGCTCCAGCACGCCGTCGAGAAGGGCGACATCTGGCGCGGGTGCCAGACCAAGGACCTGCCCATCCGGGACTGGGTGCGCCTGGCCGTGAGCCGCGCCCGGGCCACCGGGGCCCCCGCGGTCTTCTGGCTGGACCGGAACCGCGCCCACGACGCCCAGCTCATCGCCAAGGTGGACCGCTACCTGAAGGACCACGACACCGCCGGCCTGGAGATCCACATCCTGAGCCCCGTGGAAGCCATGCGCTTCACCCTGCCCCGCACCCGCGCCGGCAAGGACACCATCTCGGTCACCGGCAACGCCCTGCGGGACTACCTCACCGACCTGTTCCCCATCCTGGAGCTGGGCACCAGCTCGAAGATGCTCTCCATCGTGCCCCTGCTGGCCGGCGGCGGCCTCTTCGAGACGGGCGCGGGCGGCTCGGCCCCCAAGCACGTCCAGCAGTTCCAGCAGGAGGGCTACCTGCGCTGGGACTCCCTGGGCGAGTTCCTGGCCATCGGCGTCTCCCTGGAGCACCTGGGCGCGACGTTCAAGAACGCCAAGGCGCTCCTCCTGGCCGAGACCCTGGACCAGGCCAACGCCAAGTTCCTCGACAACAACCGCAACCCCGCCCGCAAGGTCGGCCAGATCGACAACCGAGGCAGCCACTTCTACCTGGCCCTCTACTGGGCCGAGGCCCTCGCCGCCCAGACGAAGGACGCCGACCTCCAGGCCCGCTTCGCCAAGGTCGCCGCGCAGCTGCAGGCCAACGAGGCGAAGATCAACGGGGAACTGATCGCGGCCCAGGGCAGCCCCGTGGACATGGGCGGCTACTACCACCCGGACTTCGAGAAGACCTCCCGGGCCATGCGCCCCAGCCCCACCCTCAACGCCATCGTGGACGCCATCGCTTAA